The following are from one region of the Camelus dromedarius isolate mCamDro1 chromosome 16, mCamDro1.pat, whole genome shotgun sequence genome:
- the NDUFAF8 gene encoding NADH dehydrogenase [ubiquinone] 1 alpha subcomplex assembly factor 8: protein MSGNGAVWGRVRSRLRAFPERLAACGAEAAAYGRCVQASTAPGGRLRKDLCAQEFEALRSCFAAAAKKTLTGGR from the exons ATGTCGGGGAACGGAGCGGTGTGGGGTCGCGTGCGAAGCCGTCTCCGCGCCTTCCCCGAGCGCCTGGCGGCCTGTGGGGCCGAG GCCGCGGCCTACGGCAGGTGCGTGCAGGCGTCCACGGCCCCGGGCGGCCGTCTGAGGAAGGACCTCTGCGCGCAGGAGTTCGAGGCCCTGCGGAGCTGCTTCGCCGCCGCG GCCAAGAAGACCCTGACGGGAGGCCGCTAG
- the SLC38A10 gene encoding solute carrier family 38 member 10 isoform X2 → MTAAAASNWGLITNIVNSIVGVSVLTMPFCFKQCGIVLGALLLVFCSWMTHQSCMFLVKSASLSKRRTYAGLALHAYGKAGKMLVETSMIGLMLGTCIAFYVVIGDLGSNFFARLCGLQVTGTLRVLLLFAVCLCIVLPLSLQRNMMASIQSFSAMALIFYTVFMFVIVLSSLKHGLFGGQWLRQVSYIRWEGIFRCIPIFGMSFACQSQVLPTYDSLDEPSVKAMSSVFASSLNVVTTFYVAVGFFGYVSFAETTAGNVLMHFPSNLVTEMIRVGFMMSVAVGFPMMILPCRQALNTLLFEQQQKDGTFAAGGYMPPLRFKALTLSVVFGTMFGGIMIPNVETILGLTGATMGSLICFICPALISRKVHKSSLSSQVVLWVGLGILVVSTHTTLSVSQEGPVDLAEEAPGDQLGEAEGEVKAEAAWLPGQKPAVDAAEDGRDKPKLPKEKEEMEQAQIKGPVNVPPREDTKEKPEEVQLDRPGQGVAVPMGEAHRHEPPVPHDKVVVDEGQDQEGPENEHPSKHVDERALGGKGQVVPLLLDSERERPRRDQALEAAGGLPEVPQKVPEENGQPAIEPVKEEPVGPGDGAVHPGPQVVLPKGKDIPVAGAGDRADGVPPLDHAKPAEKSEPGGQAPLPEKPAPGAGPQAEPREQRNAEGPGGDHAGSKLEEAGRVEMLDHAVLLQVIKEQQVQQKRLLDQQEKLLAVIEEQHKEIHQQRQDGGDSEDVDVQPEPGVAAPRGKEQEAHDTGMAERPPPSPLEAGPGAPRHLPAPPQGHSQRPVEEPEGAAGRAPAAPPGDADLEPQAAQAEPREGRWGAVPEAAGAGVQVRVPVPDPARVLGSLEKHGAGGLPGQSRDVFGGVSQERKKSGKEAAAPGTDVQAADPLRVGAATGDLQVKSQQASQDQAPAGLASRSGGAAPWAQAGLHQPEPRAVSAPGQGGQQGGHPETRKETLGRDHMPAPREDAAIQKTERRPDPELGPKPAMPGAQKLDNAKPNRDLKVQAGSDLRRRRRDVAPQAEGGPAPNDGVVISFNPLPDVQVSDLRSALEAQLHQAAGGALRVVQGRQIKQLPGALEEP, encoded by the exons ATGACCGCGGCCGCCGCCTCCAACTGGGGGCTGATCACGAACATAGTGAACAGCATAGTAGGGGTCAGTGTCCTCACCATGCCCTTCTGCTTCAAACAG TGTGGCATCGTCCTGGGGGCCCTGCTCTTGGTCTTCTGCTCTTGGATGACTCACCAATCCTGCATGTTCCTGGTGAAATCCGCCAGCCTGAGCAAACGGAGGACCTACGCTGGCCTGG CGTTGCACGCCTACGGAAAAGCGGGGAAGATGCTGGTGGAGACCAG CATGATCGGGCTGATGCTGGGAACCTGCATTGCCTTCTACGTTGTGATTGGCGACTTGGGGTCCAACTTCTTTGCTCGGCTCTGTGGGTTGCAG GTGACGGGCACCCTGCGCGTGCTCCTGCTCTTCGCTGTGTGCCTGTGCATCGTGCTCCCGCTCAGCCTGCAGAGGAACATGATGGCCTCCATCCAGTCCTTCAGTGCCATGGCCCTCATCTTCTACACTGTCTTCATGTTTGTG ATCGTGCTGTCCTCGCTCAAGCACGGCCTTTTCGGTGGGCAGTGGCTGCGGCAGGTCAGCTACATCCGCTGGGAGGGCATCTTCCGCTGCATCCCCATCTTTGGCATGTCCTTCGCCTGCCAGTC CCAGGTCCTGCCCACCTACGACAGCCTGGACGAGCCATCGGTGAAGGCCATGAGCTCCGTCTTCGCCTCCTCCCTCAACGTGGTCACCACCTTCTACGTCGCG GTGGGGTTCTTTGGCTATGTGAGCTTCGCGGAGACCACAGCAGGCAACGTGCTCATGCACTTCCCATCCAACCTGGTGACGGAGATGATCCGCGTGGGCTTCATGATGTCGGTGGCCGTGGGCTTCCCCATGATGATCCTGCCCTGCAGGCAGGCCTTGAACACGCTGCTTTTCGAGCAGCAG caaaaagacGGGACCTTCGCCGCTGGAGGCTACATGCCGCCCCTGCGGTTTAAAGCCCTCACCCTTTCGGTCGTGTTCGGAACCATGTTCGGTGGAATCATGATCCCAAACG TGGAGACCATCTTGGGGCTCACAGGCGCCACGATGGGCAGCCTCATCTGCTTCATCTGCCCGGCACTGATCTCCAGGAAGGTCCACAAGAGCTCGCTGTCCTCCCAG GTGGTGCTCTGGGTTGGCCTGGGCATCCTGGTGGTCAGCACACATACCACCCTGTCCGTGAGCCAGGAAGGCCCTGTGGACTTGGCCGAGGAAGCCCCAGGCGACCAGCTTGGAGAGGCTGAGGGCGAGGTGAAGGcagaggcagcctggctcccag GCCAGAAGCCAGCTGTGGACGCGGCTGAGGATGGCCGGGATAAGCCGAAGCTGCctaaggagaaagaggagatggAGCAGGCCCAGATCAAGGGCCCTGTGAACGTGCCCCCGAGGGAGGACACCAAGGAGAAGCCGGAGGAGGTGCAGCTGGATCGCCCTGGTCAAG gCGTTGCAGTACCTATGGGCGAGGCCCACCGCCACGAACCCCCCGTCCCTCACGACAAGGTGGTGGTGGATGAAGGTCAAGACCAAGAGGGACCGGAGAATGAGCATCCGTCCAAACATGTGGATGAAAGGGCTCTAGGGGGCAAGGGTCAGGTGGTGCCGCTCCTGCTggattcagagagagagagacccagacGAGACCAGGCTTTGGAGGCAGCGGGCGGTCTTCCTGAGGTTCCCCAGAAGGTTCCAGAAGAAAATGGTCAGCCAGCCATTGAGCCCGTGAAAGAGGAGCCCGTGGGGCCGGGCGACGGGGCTGTGCATCCAGGGCCCCAGGTGGTGCTCCCTAAGGGGAAGGACATCCCAGTGGCAGGTGCAGGGGACAGAGCGGACGGAGTCCCGCCACTGGACCATGCCAAGCCGGCAGAGAAGAGCGAGCCTG GTGGGCAGGCCCCCCTCCCAGAGAAGCCggccccaggggcagggccaCAGGCAGAGCCCCGGGAGCAGAGGAATGCAGAGGGACCTGGAGGGGACCACGCCGGCAGCAAGTTGGAGG AAGCTGGCCGGGTGGAGATGCTGGACCATGCTGTCCTGCTGCAAGTGATAAAGGAACAGCAGGTGCAGCAGAAGCGCCTCCTGGACCAGCAGGAGAAGCTGCTGGCGGTGATTGAAGAGCAGCACAAGGAGATCCACCAGCAGAGGCAGGACGGCGGGGACAGTGAGGATG TGGACGTGCAGCCCGAGCCCGGGGTCGCTGCGCCCAGAGGTAAGGAGCAGGAGGCCCACGACACGGGGATGGCTGAGCGCCCCCCTCCATCTCCTTTGGAAGCCGGGCCCGGCGCTCCCAGGCACCTCCCCGCTCCGCCCCAGGGGCACAGCCAGCGCCCAGTGGAGGAACCCGAGggggctgcaggcagagcccCAGCCGCACCTCCCGGTGATGCTGACCTGGAGCCCCAGGCTGCCCAGGCCGAGCCGAGGGAAGGCAGGTGGGGCGCCGTGCCGGAGGCCGCGGGAGCTGGTGTGCAGGTGCGGGTCCCCGTGCCAGACCCTGCCAGGGTGCTCGGGAGCCTGGAGAAGCACGGTGCTGGAGGACTCCCTGGGCAGAGTCGGGACGTTTTTGGTGGAGTCtcccaagaaaggaagaaatccgGAAAGGAGGCGGCAGCCCCGGGCACGGATGTTCAAGCGGCAGACCCGCTGCGGGTGGGGGCGGCGACTGGGGACCTGCAGGTGAAGTCCCAGCAAGCGAGCCAGGACCAGGCGCCTGCAGGCCTGGCCAGCAGGTCGGGGGGAGCAGCCCCTTGGGCCCAGGCCGGGCTGCATCAGCCGGAGCCCCGGGCTGTCTCTGCCCCGGGTCAGGGCGGGCAGCAGGGCGGGCATCCGGAGACGAGGAAGGAGACCCTCGGCAGGGACCACATGCCCGCTCCCAGGGAGGACGCCGCCATCCAAAAGACAGAGCGGAGGCCAGACCCTGAGCTCGGGCCCAAACCGGCCATGCCCGGGGCTCAGAAGCTAGACAATGCCAAACCCAATCGGGACCTGAAAGTCCAGGCCGGCTCTGACCTTCGGAGGAGACGGCGGGACGTGGCTCCTCAGGCAGAGGGGGGCCCGGCCCCGAACGACGGGGTCGTCATCAGCTTCAACCCCCTGCCCGACGTGCAGGTCAGCGACCTCCGCAGCGCCCTGGAGGCCCAGCTGCACCAGGCTGCAGGCGGCGCCCTGCGGGTAGTCCAAGGCCGCCAGATCAAACAGTTGCCCGGGGCCCTGGAGGAGCCCTGA
- the SLC38A10 gene encoding solute carrier family 38 member 10 isoform X1 produces MTAAAASNWGLITNIVNSIVGVSVLTMPFCFKQCGIVLGALLLVFCSWMTHQSCMFLVKSASLSKRRTYAGLALHAYGKAGKMLVETSMIGLMLGTCIAFYVVIGDLGSNFFARLCGLQVTGTLRVLLLFAVCLCIVLPLSLQRNMMASIQSFSAMALIFYTVFMFVIVLSSLKHGLFGGQWLRQVSYIRWEGIFRCIPIFGMSFACQSQVLPTYDSLDEPSVKAMSSVFASSLNVVTTFYVAVGFFGYVSFAETTAGNVLMHFPSNLVTEMIRVGFMMSVAVGFPMMILPCRQALNTLLFEQQQKDGTFAAGGYMPPLRFKALTLSVVFGTMFGGIMIPNVETILGLTGATMGSLICFICPALISRKVHKSSLSSQVVLWVGLGILVVSTHTTLSVSQEGPVDLAEEAPGDQLGEAEGEVKAEAAWLPGQKPAVDAAEDGRDKPKLPKEKEEMEQAQIKGPVNVPPREDTKEKPEEVQLDRPGQGVAVPMGEAHRHEPPVPHDKVVVDEGQDQEGPENEHPSKHVDERALGGKGQVVPLLLDSERERPRRDQALEAAGGLPEVPQKVPEENGQPAIEPVKEEPVGPGDGAVHPGPQVVLPKGKDIPVAGAGDRADGVPPLDHAKPAEKSEPGGQAPLPEKPAPGAGPQAEPREQRNAEGPGGDHAGSKLEELSRPPILPFSTRLSMGHAAEIRKMVAEAGRVEMLDHAVLLQVIKEQQVQQKRLLDQQEKLLAVIEEQHKEIHQQRQDGGDSEDVDVQPEPGVAAPRGKEQEAHDTGMAERPPPSPLEAGPGAPRHLPAPPQGHSQRPVEEPEGAAGRAPAAPPGDADLEPQAAQAEPREGRWGAVPEAAGAGVQVRVPVPDPARVLGSLEKHGAGGLPGQSRDVFGGVSQERKKSGKEAAAPGTDVQAADPLRVGAATGDLQVKSQQASQDQAPAGLASRSGGAAPWAQAGLHQPEPRAVSAPGQGGQQGGHPETRKETLGRDHMPAPREDAAIQKTERRPDPELGPKPAMPGAQKLDNAKPNRDLKVQAGSDLRRRRRDVAPQAEGGPAPNDGVVISFNPLPDVQVSDLRSALEAQLHQAAGGALRVVQGRQIKQLPGALEEP; encoded by the exons ATGACCGCGGCCGCCGCCTCCAACTGGGGGCTGATCACGAACATAGTGAACAGCATAGTAGGGGTCAGTGTCCTCACCATGCCCTTCTGCTTCAAACAG TGTGGCATCGTCCTGGGGGCCCTGCTCTTGGTCTTCTGCTCTTGGATGACTCACCAATCCTGCATGTTCCTGGTGAAATCCGCCAGCCTGAGCAAACGGAGGACCTACGCTGGCCTGG CGTTGCACGCCTACGGAAAAGCGGGGAAGATGCTGGTGGAGACCAG CATGATCGGGCTGATGCTGGGAACCTGCATTGCCTTCTACGTTGTGATTGGCGACTTGGGGTCCAACTTCTTTGCTCGGCTCTGTGGGTTGCAG GTGACGGGCACCCTGCGCGTGCTCCTGCTCTTCGCTGTGTGCCTGTGCATCGTGCTCCCGCTCAGCCTGCAGAGGAACATGATGGCCTCCATCCAGTCCTTCAGTGCCATGGCCCTCATCTTCTACACTGTCTTCATGTTTGTG ATCGTGCTGTCCTCGCTCAAGCACGGCCTTTTCGGTGGGCAGTGGCTGCGGCAGGTCAGCTACATCCGCTGGGAGGGCATCTTCCGCTGCATCCCCATCTTTGGCATGTCCTTCGCCTGCCAGTC CCAGGTCCTGCCCACCTACGACAGCCTGGACGAGCCATCGGTGAAGGCCATGAGCTCCGTCTTCGCCTCCTCCCTCAACGTGGTCACCACCTTCTACGTCGCG GTGGGGTTCTTTGGCTATGTGAGCTTCGCGGAGACCACAGCAGGCAACGTGCTCATGCACTTCCCATCCAACCTGGTGACGGAGATGATCCGCGTGGGCTTCATGATGTCGGTGGCCGTGGGCTTCCCCATGATGATCCTGCCCTGCAGGCAGGCCTTGAACACGCTGCTTTTCGAGCAGCAG caaaaagacGGGACCTTCGCCGCTGGAGGCTACATGCCGCCCCTGCGGTTTAAAGCCCTCACCCTTTCGGTCGTGTTCGGAACCATGTTCGGTGGAATCATGATCCCAAACG TGGAGACCATCTTGGGGCTCACAGGCGCCACGATGGGCAGCCTCATCTGCTTCATCTGCCCGGCACTGATCTCCAGGAAGGTCCACAAGAGCTCGCTGTCCTCCCAG GTGGTGCTCTGGGTTGGCCTGGGCATCCTGGTGGTCAGCACACATACCACCCTGTCCGTGAGCCAGGAAGGCCCTGTGGACTTGGCCGAGGAAGCCCCAGGCGACCAGCTTGGAGAGGCTGAGGGCGAGGTGAAGGcagaggcagcctggctcccag GCCAGAAGCCAGCTGTGGACGCGGCTGAGGATGGCCGGGATAAGCCGAAGCTGCctaaggagaaagaggagatggAGCAGGCCCAGATCAAGGGCCCTGTGAACGTGCCCCCGAGGGAGGACACCAAGGAGAAGCCGGAGGAGGTGCAGCTGGATCGCCCTGGTCAAG gCGTTGCAGTACCTATGGGCGAGGCCCACCGCCACGAACCCCCCGTCCCTCACGACAAGGTGGTGGTGGATGAAGGTCAAGACCAAGAGGGACCGGAGAATGAGCATCCGTCCAAACATGTGGATGAAAGGGCTCTAGGGGGCAAGGGTCAGGTGGTGCCGCTCCTGCTggattcagagagagagagacccagacGAGACCAGGCTTTGGAGGCAGCGGGCGGTCTTCCTGAGGTTCCCCAGAAGGTTCCAGAAGAAAATGGTCAGCCAGCCATTGAGCCCGTGAAAGAGGAGCCCGTGGGGCCGGGCGACGGGGCTGTGCATCCAGGGCCCCAGGTGGTGCTCCCTAAGGGGAAGGACATCCCAGTGGCAGGTGCAGGGGACAGAGCGGACGGAGTCCCGCCACTGGACCATGCCAAGCCGGCAGAGAAGAGCGAGCCTG GTGGGCAGGCCCCCCTCCCAGAGAAGCCggccccaggggcagggccaCAGGCAGAGCCCCGGGAGCAGAGGAATGCAGAGGGACCTGGAGGGGACCACGCCGGCAGCAAGTTGGAGG aaCTTTCACGGCCTCCTATTCTGCCTTTCTCCACACGCCTCTCGATGGGACATGCAGCTGAGATCAGAAAGATGGTGGCAG AAGCTGGCCGGGTGGAGATGCTGGACCATGCTGTCCTGCTGCAAGTGATAAAGGAACAGCAGGTGCAGCAGAAGCGCCTCCTGGACCAGCAGGAGAAGCTGCTGGCGGTGATTGAAGAGCAGCACAAGGAGATCCACCAGCAGAGGCAGGACGGCGGGGACAGTGAGGATG TGGACGTGCAGCCCGAGCCCGGGGTCGCTGCGCCCAGAGGTAAGGAGCAGGAGGCCCACGACACGGGGATGGCTGAGCGCCCCCCTCCATCTCCTTTGGAAGCCGGGCCCGGCGCTCCCAGGCACCTCCCCGCTCCGCCCCAGGGGCACAGCCAGCGCCCAGTGGAGGAACCCGAGggggctgcaggcagagcccCAGCCGCACCTCCCGGTGATGCTGACCTGGAGCCCCAGGCTGCCCAGGCCGAGCCGAGGGAAGGCAGGTGGGGCGCCGTGCCGGAGGCCGCGGGAGCTGGTGTGCAGGTGCGGGTCCCCGTGCCAGACCCTGCCAGGGTGCTCGGGAGCCTGGAGAAGCACGGTGCTGGAGGACTCCCTGGGCAGAGTCGGGACGTTTTTGGTGGAGTCtcccaagaaaggaagaaatccgGAAAGGAGGCGGCAGCCCCGGGCACGGATGTTCAAGCGGCAGACCCGCTGCGGGTGGGGGCGGCGACTGGGGACCTGCAGGTGAAGTCCCAGCAAGCGAGCCAGGACCAGGCGCCTGCAGGCCTGGCCAGCAGGTCGGGGGGAGCAGCCCCTTGGGCCCAGGCCGGGCTGCATCAGCCGGAGCCCCGGGCTGTCTCTGCCCCGGGTCAGGGCGGGCAGCAGGGCGGGCATCCGGAGACGAGGAAGGAGACCCTCGGCAGGGACCACATGCCCGCTCCCAGGGAGGACGCCGCCATCCAAAAGACAGAGCGGAGGCCAGACCCTGAGCTCGGGCCCAAACCGGCCATGCCCGGGGCTCAGAAGCTAGACAATGCCAAACCCAATCGGGACCTGAAAGTCCAGGCCGGCTCTGACCTTCGGAGGAGACGGCGGGACGTGGCTCCTCAGGCAGAGGGGGGCCCGGCCCCGAACGACGGGGTCGTCATCAGCTTCAACCCCCTGCCCGACGTGCAGGTCAGCGACCTCCGCAGCGCCCTGGAGGCCCAGCTGCACCAGGCTGCAGGCGGCGCCCTGCGGGTAGTCCAAGGCCGCCAGATCAAACAGTTGCCCGGGGCCCTGGAGGAGCCCTGA